CGGCACCTCCAAGGCCCATGGCGAGCCGCTCGGCGCCGAGGAGCTCGCTGCCGCCAAGCAGGCGCTCGGCATCACCGGCGGCGCCTTTGAGGTCGCGGCCGACCTGCTCAAGGCCTGGCGCGGCTTCGGTGCGGCCGGCACTGCCGCCCACAAGGAGTGGAAGGAGCGCTTCGCGACCCTGTCCGAGCGCAAGCGCGGCGATTTCGAGCGCCGCATTGCCCATACCGTCCCGGCCAAGCTCGACAAGACGATCCTCGCCCACAAGAAGGCGCTGATCGCGGCGCCGCAGGCCGTCGCCACGCGCAAGGCCTCGGAGCTGGCGCTGGAAGCGATCATCCCGGTCATGCCGGAGCTGGTGATGGGCTCGGCCGACCTGACGCCGTCCAACAACACCCGCACCAAGGCCGCCGAGGATTTCACGCCCAAGACCCCCAAGGGCCGCTATGTCCGCTACGGCATCCGCGAGCACGGCATGGCCGCGGCGATGAACGGCATCACCCTGCATGGCGGCTTCCGCACCGCGAGCGGCACCTTCCTGGTCTTCGCCGACTATGCCCGCCCCGCCATGCGCCTCGCCGCGCTGATGGGGCTGCCGGTCGTCTATGTCATGACGCACGACTCGATCGGCCTCGGTGAGGACGGCCCGACCCACCAGCCGGTCGAGCACCTCGCCTCGCTGCGCTCGATGCCGAACATGCGCGTCTTCCGCCCGGCCGACACGATCGAGACCGCGGAAGCCTGGCAGGCCGCGCTGGAGCGCACCGACGGGCCGACGGTCCTCGCCCTCTCGCGCCAGAACCTGCCGCAGCTGCGCACCGACGCCACCGCGAAGAACCGCTCGGCGGCCGGCGCCTACGAGCTGCTGGCGGCCGAGGGCGGCAAGGCCCAGGTCTCGCTCTTCGCCTCGGGTTCCGAGGTCGAGCTCGCCGTCGCCGCCCGCAAGCTGCTGGCCGAGAAGGGCGTGCGCGCCCGCGTCGTCTCGGTGCCCTCGCTGGAGCTCTTCCTGGCGCAGGACGAGGCGACCCAGGCCGAGGTCGTCGGCAGCGCGCCCATCAAGATCGCAGTCGAGGCCGGCGTGCGCTTCGGCTGGGATGCGGTGATCGGCCATGACGGCACCTTCGTCGGCATGCACTCCTTCGGGGCGAGCGGCCCCTACAAGGAGG
Above is a genomic segment from Bosea sp. NBC_00550 containing:
- the tkt gene encoding transketolase codes for the protein MTTIDRAQHNKLANAIRGLAMDGVEKAKSGHPGLPMGAADVATVLFTRVMKYDAADPRWPDRDRFVLSAGHGSMLLYALLYLTGAPGMALDDLKAFRQVGSKTPGHPENFETAGVETTTGPLGQGLATSVGMAMAERMLAAEFGRKVVDHHTYVLASDGDLMEGISQEAIALAGHQKLNKLIVLWDDNGISIDGPLSISDNVDQVARFKACGWRSERVDGHDPDAIEAAIRRAQKSNKPTMIACKTVIGFGAPKKAGTSKAHGEPLGAEELAAAKQALGITGGAFEVAADLLKAWRGFGAAGTAAHKEWKERFATLSERKRGDFERRIAHTVPAKLDKTILAHKKALIAAPQAVATRKASELALEAIIPVMPELVMGSADLTPSNNTRTKAAEDFTPKTPKGRYVRYGIREHGMAAAMNGITLHGGFRTASGTFLVFADYARPAMRLAALMGLPVVYVMTHDSIGLGEDGPTHQPVEHLASLRSMPNMRVFRPADTIETAEAWQAALERTDGPTVLALSRQNLPQLRTDATAKNRSAAGAYELLAAEGGKAQVSLFASGSEVELAVAARKLLAEKGVRARVVSVPSLELFLAQDEATQAEVVGSAPIKIAVEAGVRFGWDAVIGHDGTFVGMHSFGASGPYKEVYKHFGITAEAVAEAAMKKHNA